From Candidatus Aminicenantes bacterium:
TGGAAAGAAAAACAGACGGAACGATTATACTCAGAGGGAATCGATGGGGAATAATATGTCGGAGTTTTATTTATCAGTGCCGGGTGACTTTAATCACCCTTGATCTTCAGTTTAGACCAGCGTATTAACGATGCTTTTATTTACCATAATTGGGCAACAGCCCGTCAAATTTAGCAATTCGTTTTATAAAGCCAGGAGCCTCCGGGGCTTGGTCTCGATTTTAGACTTTCGTGTAAAAAAAAGCCTCCTTGCGCCTTGCCCTTGAACAAAACCACTAATTTTAAGAAGTACACTATAGCCAATATCGTGAATGTGTAGCATTTATTGCCTGCTTTTCACGATTATATTGACAATAGCGTGAAAAAGGATACAATATCAATATATGGCAAAAACACTTAATGTTTTTAACAAAATAAGTTCTTTCCGCGCAAGATATTATAAGGCGTCTGTGGGCCAGGATGCGCTTATTGAACTTATCGCTGAAAATGAAGTTGCTGAACAGGTGTATAACTCAAATGCCATAGAAAACAGCACGCTTACCCTTGAGGAAACGGAAAAAATACTTCTTCAAATCGATTTGGATAGATATATAACCGAACGAGAAATTTTTGAAACCAAAAATCTTGCGCGAGTTGTGTCGTATATTAACAAAAGAGCCAAGGAACAAGAACTTACCCTCGCGGTAATCTTATCTCTTCATAGAATGCTGCTCGCCAATATCCGCGATGATGTTGCCGGAAGGTTCAGGAAAGATAATGAGTATGTCCGTGTTGCGAATCAGATCGCCCCCAATCCGCAAGAAATCACCGGGAGGCTTGAAAAGATGTTGGTGGAATATAATGCCGCAAGCCATGAAAACATTATAAAACGCATCGCGAGGTTGCACCTTGCTTTTGAATATACTCATCCGTTTGTTGACGGCAATGGCCGTATCGGCAGAGTGATAAATAATTACCTGCTTATACGAGAAGGATTTGTTCCGATAAATATAAAATTTATTGATCAAAAAACGTATTACGAGGCATTCATGGAATTTGATGGAAAGGGCGCAACGAAAATAATGGAGGAAATAGTCGGCAGGGCGCTTAGCAACAGTTATCACAAACGATTGGCGTATTTGGAAGGTAAGAAAATAATTACTCTGGCCGAATACGCCAAAAATAATAGACTTTCTCATTCAAACCTTATCAATAAAGCCGGCCGGCAAACCATTGAAGCTTTTTTAGAAAAAGACGTTTGGAAAATTGCTGAAGATTTTAAAAAGGCATGAGGTCTTGAATTGACAGTTTTTGCTATTCTTTCCCATCTGCCGCGGCAAACAACTCAGCAAGCAGACGTTGCGATTCCCGCAGGCCGGATTCGGTAAAGGCAACCGATTTTGTTTTGCCGACAGGATTGGAAATGAAGCCTTTTTTGTGCAGTCGATCCATGGCATCCCAATCGAAGGATTTCCAGGCCCGAAAATCGTCATGCAGGCCAAGGTGCAACAAGGCCAGAACAACCCGATCGATCTTCTCCGTATCGAGTTTCATGAAAACCTCCTTGGGGCGGTTCTATTGTAGCATATACCTTAAAATTGAAGAATAAAACAG
This genomic window contains:
- a CDS encoding DUF6429 family protein; translation: MKLDTEKIDRVVLALLHLGLHDDFRAWKSFDWDAMDRLHKKGFISNPVGKTKSVAFTESGLRESQRLLAELFAAADGKE
- a CDS encoding Fic family protein, whose product is MAKTLNVFNKISSFRARYYKASVGQDALIELIAENEVAEQVYNSNAIENSTLTLEETEKILLQIDLDRYITEREIFETKNLARVVSYINKRAKEQELTLAVILSLHRMLLANIRDDVAGRFRKDNEYVRVANQIAPNPQEITGRLEKMLVEYNAASHENIIKRIARLHLAFEYTHPFVDGNGRIGRVINNYLLIREGFVPINIKFIDQKTYYEAFMEFDGKGATKIMEEIVGRALSNSYHKRLAYLEGKKIITLAEYAKNNRLSHSNLINKAGRQTIEAFLEKDVWKIAEDFKKA